TTATGGGATCCTATTCTAGGGTTAAGGctcatttattacaaatttctGGCAAAGGTATTAGAGCATGCGTTAAGGTGTCAAAGAGCCATAGGTTGGAAATGCAGCGAATGCATGATCAAGTTGAGAATAATAAGTTAGAGAAAGAACAGAGAAGTCAAATTCCCTTACCCCCACCTCCCCCAGGCCGTGGGATACCTATTTCCCCATTTCGGAGATAGAAAGGGAGTGATAGTAGCCATAGTACAAATCCGGTTGATGTTAAGGGGAGGAAGGTGACTATGAATACAACTTTGGAGAAAGCATTCCAGAATAATACTAGACATGATTTGGATAGCAGAATTGCTAGGATGTTTTACATCGGTGGGCTTCCGTTTAACTTTCCAAGGAACCCACATTATCAGATTTCCTATGCATTTGCTGCTACCTATAGCATTTTGGGTTATCTTCCTCCTGGATACAATGCCTTGAGAACAACActtttgcaaaaagaaagagcTCATGTTGAAAGACTTTTGAAACCAATTAAGGACTCTTGGCTTGAAAATGGTGTAAGTATAGTTTCTGATGGATGGTCAGATCCATAAAGGAGGcctcttattaatattatggcTGTATCAGATGGGGGTCCAGTGTTTATAAAGGCAATTGATGGGTCAGGTGAGTTCAAAGACAAGTATTACATTGCTGGGGTGTTGAAGGATGCTATAAAAGAGATTGAACATGAAAAAGTTGTCCAAGTCATCACTGATAATGCTGATGTGATGAAGTCTATTGGAGCTCTTATTGAGGGTGAgtatcctaaaatattttggacaccTTGTGTTGTCCACACTCTCAATCTAGTTTTGAAGAATATTTGTATAGCAAAAAATACTGAAAAGAATGAAGTTACATATGGGGAATGTAGTTGGATTACACGTGTTGCTGATGATGCATCTTTCATACGTGTTTTTATCATGAACCGTTCAATGAGGTTGGcaatgtttaatgaattttgtcCATTAAAACTGCTCCAAATTGTTGATACTAGATTTGCTTTGGTGGTTGTAATGTTGAAAAGgttgaagttgataaaaagatgccttcAAGCCATGGCTATTAGTGACCAATGGGCTTCTTATAAGGAGGATGATGTTGGGAAAGCTCAAAAGGTGAAAGATATGATTATAAGTGATTTTTGGTGGGATAATATTGATTATATCCTTGAATTCACATCACCCATTTATGATATGATACGAATAGCCGACACAGATAAGTCTTGTCTTCATCTTGTGTATGAGATGTGGGATTCAATGATAGAGAAGGTGAAGGCAATAATATATCGACATGAAGGCTTGGAAGATGATCAGTATAGCTCATTTTGGGGTGTGGTGTATGATATACTCATTGGTCGATGGACTAAAAATTGTACACCACTACATTGCTTGGATCATTCCTTAAATCCTAAGTAAGTatatttattatctattttcctTAGTTCACCCTTTTAGTAAAACACACGTTTcatctatatttgttttttaatctttaactaGGTATTACTCCATTGAATGGCTTTCGGAGAATTCAAAACGCATCCCTCCACATCGGGATCATGAAATTTCTATGGAAAGAAGCAAGTGTTTGGAGCGATACTTTGAAGATGAGAATGACTTAACAGTGGTGAAGTTTGAGTTTGCTAAATTTTCAGGAGGGAGGTTTCCTTCACCAAGTGCCTTGACAGATAGGTGGACCTTACAACCTTTGGTTTGGTGGCAATACCATGGCTCCGCATTTCCAACTCTTCAAACCCTTGCCCTTAAACTTCTTGGACAACCTTGCTCATCCTCATGTGCTGAGAGAAATTGGAGCACatacaaattcattcattccttaaaaagaaacaaaatggctcCTGCACGCGTTGAGGATTTGGTATATGTGCATTATAATCTTTGACTCTTGTCAAGGCGCAATGAAGAGTACATACATACAACAACAAAGATGTGGGATATTGCAGGAGACTCTTGGAATGAGAGCGACATGCATGGAGGAGCTGCAATTCTTGAGAATGCAGCTCTTACACTTGATGAGCCAGAGTTGGAGGCCATAATTATTGGGAATGTTAACACTAGTGCTACTACTAGTGAAAGTGAAGTTCGAAGTGAAGCTATTGATCttgaggatgatgatttttgtgtttgattgtcttgttgattatcttttattttgttttagtttcaaacttatGAGTTGTATTCTGATTTCCGAACATCAtggaatgttttagtttcaatcttgtggattgtatttaatttacgaacatcatgttttagttattatctactattgctcttacatttggtatttgtttatataatgtgaaaaagtatgcttagcaatatattaaaaatattttgtaaaaatatttttaataattttttaatcgctgAGTCCTGCCGCACCCGCatccacctttttcaaaaattatcgagtcccgcacccgcacccaagTCCCGAAatgcacccgtgcttcatagattTTAAGGAGCTACTCTCATGGATCGGTACAAATGACCATAACTTGGAGTTGTTCTCAACTTTAGTGTGGCTAATTTGGACTCAAAGGAATCAGGTGCGTTTCAGCAAACCCAACATAAGTGTTCATTAGATTGCATCATCGGCAAAGGAGCGAGTGACTGAGTTTGCATTGACTCAATCCATGCCATCCATTCCTCGACCTGACCTCACTTTAACTCGAGCTACGTGGCGTCCTCCAACTCAAGGAGTGGTGAAGATAAATTGTGATGGAGCTACTTTCAAGGAGCAGAAAAAATCGGGTGTTGGCATAGTGATCCAAGACAACAACGGCTTAGTCATGGCTTCAATGTCCAAACTTCTGCCATAGCTGTACATGCCAATGGAGATTAAAGCATTGGCAGCCTCAACAGCACTTGAGTTCGCATCTGAGCTGGGTTTTAGTCGAGCAATTCTGGAAACTGACTCCCAAGTGTTGGCAAATGCTTTGAGAAACAACAACCCCTACTTGTCTTTAGATGGTTTATTAATGGAGGACATCAGATTTAGTGCTAGTTTGTTTAATCAATTACTTTACTCTTATGTAAAGAGAGAGGGTAATAAGGTAGCGCATAATTTAGCAAGACATTCAATTTGTATTTCTGATTTTTCGATGTGGATGGAGACTGTTCTACCACCCTTTGTTTCTCTTGTCCTAGCTGATATTGCTGGGTTTTCTTAATAAAGTTTAATgtcttccttctcaaaaaaaaaaaaaaaaatatatatatatatatatatatacacacacacatacataataGCATGGTATCTACACCATAATAGATACGGTTTTCAACATGACACATGTCTTAAATGAAAATTCTTTAGTGCTCCAACTTAGCAAAAATAGATTGAGAATTGACAGAAATGGGGTTTTCTTTTAAAGcatttaaattcattttatgggctttaggccaattggtgcttgattttttttatttttttaatgaaccaTGTGTGCTTTTGTGCGAGACAAaaaattccttttattttgggCTTATATTAAAGGACTAATAACAAGAATAAGCATAATTAAAGTGGATGtggtaaaattgtgtaaaatcaTTGTGGGACCATGATTTTGTATGATCCTATGATTCGACTCGCGATCCCATtctgatttttctttacaaatgATCCCAATACAATCCAAATCAAATTCTATACAATAGGATTGTAGGATTTTACAATCCTGCTATCTTAGATTGTGCTCTTGACAACCATGGACCAATGTGAAAGTATAAACTATAATGTATGTTGCTCCTCCACAAGAAGAATGAGTTTGGTTATAGCCTTGACATTGACAATAAcatatgaaatgcatgaatagaGTATTTTAATACTAATAATTGGAGGTCATTTGATGTTCAATGTTTTGGTtgatttgctctctctctctctccaaaaccAACACTGAATGGGACGAAAATACCTCCACAATTATCGAGACACAACTCCCATATCTTGATGAGAGTAAGGTTAAGAAAAGGGGAATAATGGATTAGCTAGCATAGGAAGGTTAACCACACAATTGTTGTCATCGATGGTTGTCCCTCTCTCTCTGAAACCAAGTCAAACACCCAATACCCATCGAGAATCATGAAATTAAAACTACTTGAAAACTGTTGGACCACTTGCCTAGAGCAAAGGGGTCTGAGTTGGGATAGCCTTAGAACTCTCCTAGTCTCCCCCACTTTCAAAATAGCTCAAGATTGCAAGGTGTGGGGGTAAGGGTCAAGGTTTAAGTTTCTATAAGAGATCttcttcacacatatatacacttaaattatgtTAGAGTAAAATTATATcttagagcaaaaaaaaaaaaaaaaaaggacttggGCTTGCAAAACATTTAGGGCTAATGCATAGCCCACCCTTAGTTTTATAGTTTTACTCAAGCCCATTGATGGGGGCATTGGCCTCAAGAAAGGTCAGATGGAACACATTTATGTCCAAGATATTTCCATCACCAGGCTAGCCCAATGGGTCATCATCTTGATTATTAAAATTACTTACCACTTGGCTAGGGGGGGAGGTTTGGGTCCAATGTCCAATGGCGCTGGACTTGTTGGGATTGTGACACGTGTCCATTTTTAAACATGTGTCACCATCCGACCAGGTCTAGTGCACTGGAAGCACTAGATCTAATCTGGATCCCTTTGCTAGCATGTGGCACCCATTCCGTATATTTGATACTGACCAAAGCTATTTGAATTCTATTGAAATGTGTATGCCATATCTACCTCACCAATATTGCTCAATAATCGTAGTGCTGCCTTCCTGGCCAAAAAAACATGGATCTCATGCCTCTCtcaaaaattgaattgaaaaactAACAAtagttggaatttttttgatttattaaAGCAAAACATTAATATACTATGTAAGaccaaattaatttattaatttaatttagggGTCCACATGATAAGGCGCATGTGATAAGTTAGAGGTTTAAAGGGGAAATAAATGCATATTCGTTAGTgtcttatctttttttattttttatttatataggaTTAGTGTCTTATCTAATTGGTTAATTAGAGAAATGTTTTCCTAAACGTAACTCCAACTTTGATGGTGAAGTGGAGATTAAAGTAAACTAGAAAATTGGTACTCTCTCTACCATTAAGGTATTCTGTTTTTTTCTCATCATAAACTGAATTTGACTAAACTGAGTGTATACAGGGTGAAGAGAGAAAAACCAATCCTACAgggaattattattatttactggATCTCAAGAGAATTGCATCAATAGATCCAGGTAAGTCTCATGACTACTTTATTGTGgtaattttattgtgttttatattaGTGTGAAATCCAGAATAAGTTCTACGTCctgaagttaaaattttttgttgaatgcTTTAACAACATAAAGAATTAAGTTTACATATTATACCTATAATATTGTATCTAAGTTTGAGTAAGTTGAACATATTATTGTTCTTATCCAGCATTGCCACAAATCCTCCATCAAATTTGAGAGATTATTAGGTCCGATAGCTAAAGTCTACCatacatttttttccccctgaATCATATGCACCCCttattaacacaaaattaaacatgTAATTCATGCAAATACATgaattcatttaaaattaaacacaatttttattataaaattataaataattagtcaaattatttataaaaaaaatagcatgtaaaatatttatatgtatagatatatttaaaattaaacacaattttaattttaaatctgtCTTGGCTGGGACTAGTTTATGAGAACATTTGCTGCATTGCAGTAGGTCTTTGGAGTGTAGCTATTAGTTGTGTTCGTCTTAGTGCCAACTCAGTTGCCCACTCTTTAGCTTGTTATGCTAGTCAAATAGATAATGACATTGTATGGATGAAAGAGTCACCACCACCAGCCCCTATGGctttgtatttggattttagttttttaatgaataaatgaatcttgtttcaatttccaaaaaaaaaaaaaaaccaaaaaaaaaaacactatttttatcataaaaatataaacaattaatcaattttttttttaaaaaaagtaaacataATTAGTTACATATTAAAAggcttacctaaatttaatactaattatgataatttttttctagtttttaataagatagaacatgTGATGATCTTTATTGTgtagtgatttttattgagtatatgtgattggtttttttttttttaaattttaattttaattttttttaaatattttatagtttattaatatatatatatatattttttttttttttggaggtaaCTGTTAGAAATTTCATTGATGTAAAAAACTTTTGTATACAAAGTATGCCCACCAATAGCCTAGTTTGCGGAGCCAAATTCCATTACAATACATCCTTTTATTTCCCAAAGACCCTTTACACTAAGCTGAAACAAACCCGAACCTATAACCCGGCGAAGTGCGAAGCCAGCATTTAGTATCTTCTTCCCCAGGCTATACTTGTGCATTTTGGAGCCTCTGATACTCCAGTAAAAAACCAGTAGCCTCCCTCATAATCTGTTCTGGGTGCCTCTGAAATTTCTCGAAACAAAACTTATTTCTTGCGCTCCAAATTGACCAAGACACCGTCGCCCACTGCTCTATCTCTTGCTGAGAAAATCTGTTAACCACCATCTTGAACAGAGAGAAAAAATCCTGGACTGTGTTCGGACATTTCTGCACTTTTCCTTGGCATAGTGCCCACACATTTCTGGCTAGCGGACACTCCCACAGCATATGCGCAACAGTTTCTGTACATTGGCAGCACAGCTCACACCATGGCTCCACCTGTACTCTGCGTCTATGCAGATTTTCTCTAGTTGGCAGAATATTGGAGCATGCACGCCAGAGAAAATTCCGTACCTTTGGAGGGATGTTTagtttccaaattttcttccatATTGGCCGATCCAACCCAGCTCTTGAGTGTTCAGCTTGTGTGTTTTCCTGAAGTCTCAATGCTACCTTGTAAGCGGATTTCACCGAAAAGATTCTGTTTCGGCTTTCATTCCACTCCATCTTGTCTTGGGCTGTGCTGTTCTGCAACGGAATGGACAATATTTCCATCCTGGTTCTATAGGCGAATAGAGTAGAGATCTTTCCCCTATCCCACTGCTTTGTCTCAGTATCCATAAGGTCGCTCACAAGCATATTTGGCCGCTCCTCCCCAAGGAAGACAGGTTTGTGGGACAGCCATCTATGCTTTGAGACTTGTATTTTTCTGCCATCTCTAACCTTCCAGACCGACCCCTCCCAGATAATCTCTCGTGCCACCAGCAAGCTACGCCATACATATGAGGGGTTGTGACCAAGACCTGCATCCATGAAAGAGCAATTGGGAAAATATTTTGCTCTGTACACCCTATAAAACAGAGAGTGGGTATTATGGATTAACTGCCAAGCTTGTTTAGCTAGAAAAGCTAAATTAAAAGCTTGGATATCCCTAAAACCCATTCCTCCATTTTGTTTTGGTGTGCAcaatttcttcaaattaatccaatgtattttcttttcatc
This genomic stretch from Quercus robur chromosome 4, dhQueRobu3.1, whole genome shotgun sequence harbors:
- the LOC126721609 gene encoding uncharacterized protein LOC126721609 codes for the protein MAVSDGGPVFIKAIDGSGEFKDKYYIAGVLKDAIKEIEHEKVVQVITDNADVMKSIGALIEGEYPKIFWTPCVVHTLNLVLKNICIAKNTEKNEVTYGECSWITRVADDASFIRVFIMNRSMRLAMFNEFCPLKLLQIVDTRFALVVVMLKRLKLIKRCLQAMAISDQWASYKEDDVGKAQKVKDMIISDFWWDNIDYILEFTSPIYDMIRIADTDKSCLHLVYEMWDSMIEKVKAIIYRHEGLEDDQYSSFWGVVYDILIGRWTKNCTPLHCLDHSLNPKYYSIEWLSENSKRIPPHRDHEISMERSKCLERYFEDENDLTVVKFEFAKFSGGRRNEEYIHTTTKMWDIAGDSWNESDMHGGAAILENAALTLDEPELEAIIIGNVNTSATTSESEVRSEAIDLEDDDFCV